In Streptomyces dangxiongensis, one DNA window encodes the following:
- a CDS encoding amino acid permease, giving the protein MHSTGTATPSAPAPAEILATPVEDPHGESGRHARRFGLPVATALVMGNIIGGGIFLLPASIAPYGTVSLVAFGVLTVGAIALALVFGRLAARDPRTGGPYAYAREAFGDFAGFLAAWSYWITTWVSNAALAVAAVGYLDVLIPVQGHRWTACLAALTLQWLPALANFAGTRYVGAVQLVSTVLKFVPLLLVAVGGLFFFDPSRLGPFNAGGHSAVGAVSAAAALLLFSYLGVESAAVSAGEVRDARRNVGRATVIGTAGAALVYLLGTLSVFGTVPHGRLVNSTAPFSDAVNTMFGGSWGGTAVALAALVSMTGCLNGWTLLSAQTPYAAARDGLFPSAFARRRRGVPTVGVGVTVVLASLLTVYNYLSGSGRVFEVLVLVTTFTATVPYLLAASAQIFHLVSGRPEAVDRGRLVRDSVVTAVAAAFSVWLMAGAGYAAVYQGALFLFAGIIVYAVMAARRQRGQTPATPAP; this is encoded by the coding sequence ATGCACAGCACCGGGACCGCCACACCGTCGGCTCCGGCCCCTGCGGAGATCCTCGCGACTCCCGTCGAGGACCCGCACGGAGAGTCCGGCAGGCACGCCCGCCGGTTCGGCCTGCCCGTCGCCACCGCGCTGGTGATGGGCAACATCATCGGCGGGGGCATCTTCCTGCTCCCCGCCTCCATCGCCCCTTACGGCACGGTCAGCCTGGTCGCCTTCGGGGTGCTGACCGTCGGCGCCATCGCCCTCGCCCTGGTCTTCGGCCGGCTCGCCGCCCGGGACCCCCGTACCGGCGGGCCGTACGCCTACGCCCGCGAGGCGTTCGGTGACTTCGCGGGGTTCCTCGCCGCCTGGTCGTACTGGATCACCACCTGGGTGTCGAACGCCGCGCTCGCCGTGGCCGCCGTCGGGTATCTCGACGTGCTGATCCCGGTCCAAGGGCATCGCTGGACCGCGTGCCTGGCCGCCCTGACCCTCCAGTGGCTGCCCGCCCTCGCCAACTTCGCCGGCACCCGCTACGTGGGCGCGGTCCAGTTGGTGTCCACGGTGCTGAAGTTCGTGCCGTTGCTGCTCGTCGCGGTCGGCGGGCTGTTCTTCTTCGACCCGTCGAGGCTCGGGCCGTTCAACGCCGGCGGGCACAGCGCGGTCGGCGCGGTCTCCGCCGCCGCGGCCCTGCTGCTCTTCTCCTACCTCGGCGTGGAGTCCGCCGCCGTCAGCGCGGGAGAGGTCAGGGACGCCCGCCGCAACGTGGGGCGCGCCACCGTCATCGGCACCGCGGGCGCCGCGCTGGTGTACCTGCTGGGCACGCTGTCCGTGTTCGGTACGGTCCCGCACGGCCGTCTGGTGAACTCCACCGCGCCGTTCTCGGACGCCGTGAACACGATGTTCGGCGGTAGCTGGGGCGGTACGGCCGTGGCCCTCGCCGCGCTGGTGTCGATGACCGGCTGCCTCAACGGCTGGACGCTGCTGAGCGCGCAGACGCCGTACGCCGCGGCACGCGACGGCCTCTTCCCGAGCGCCTTCGCGCGCCGGCGGCGGGGTGTGCCCACGGTCGGTGTCGGGGTCACCGTCGTCCTCGCCTCACTGCTCACCGTCTACAACTACCTGTCAGGCTCGGGCCGGGTCTTCGAGGTCCTGGTACTCGTCACCACGTTCACCGCGACCGTGCCGTACCTGCTGGCCGCGTCCGCGCAGATCTTCCACCTCGTCTCCGGCCGCCCCGAGGCGGTCGACCGGGGGCGGCTGGTCCGGGACTCCGTGGTCACCGCGGTGGCCGCCGCCTTCTCGGTGTGGCTGATGGCGGGCGCGGGCTACGCGGCGGTGTATCAGGGCGCGCTGTTCCTGTTCGCCGGGATCATCGTCTACGCGGTGATGGCGGCGCGCCGGCAGCGCGGGCAGACGCCGGCGACCCCGGCGCCGTAA